From a single Osmerus eperlanus chromosome 8, fOsmEpe2.1, whole genome shotgun sequence genomic region:
- the ppp4r4 gene encoding serine/threonine-protein phosphatase 4 regulatory subunit 4 isoform X2: MQLAAAVSFLTVLQDDIVLIQTHTHSILQIVLLNLDHRDAVVSNAWLETLLSAIDALPKETIRQEILSPLVSKAQLSQSLQARLASCRILGKVACKFESPIVKKDLLPLVRSLCQDVEYEVRSCMCRQLENIARGIGLDHTKAAVLPELVELARDEGSTVRLAAFDTIINLLEMFDSDDRTRVIFPLVKTFCEKCFKADEAVLASLSFQYGKLCHGLSASFTDEQHLWFLEFYKKLCVLGLQHENGHSENQAYPLELESKYALVRRNCAYNFPAMVLFAEPNHFLTELYPTFSSLCHDPEISVRRTVADGFHEIVKLLGPNVHFIHKELVVLLQDDSLEVLDAFLTHVQETLELATSRGEGAGLESKVNVPDLVAALAAAEQKAASSLRWRVHEKLLQRYACLPRVVSGDQIYFRFLQRMFAIVTTTNVLPVQKEAARTLCMFLRYNRKQEQRQEIIGKVLQELGQGRSYWSRLRYLDLCEIAIELFSKSYFCKNFLIQALELVNDPVANVRYKLCHMLPRLRSTIRLPADKHLLQQLEFCVRKLLCREKDKDVVATVRKTVLELDKMDITEPYHKRHERDLLDQKKEKEEALLVEMEQLERQQGEAKLTNEKHNEKKRRDSKTGLSGTKGMSGSTSGAALSTSAGKEMRKAKLARSRSLSSHPTTPKTVNSDKSLKVKESGSCPGTGKNSMLPINDDSLRGHHFSVASSSLSPTPSSSSMPVLIRSNVPSTLDHRSSSTLDHRSSSTLDHRSTSTLDHRSGSLDHRSNTLDHRSNGSKETQSRKLSMQRKSNSFGMQSGRE; this comes from the exons ATGCAGCTGGCGGCGGCCGTGTCCTTCCTGACCGTGCTCCAGGACGACATCGTCCTGatccagacgcacacacactccatcctgcAGATCGTCCTGCTCAACCTCGACCACAGAGACGCAG TAGTGAGCAATGCCTGGCTCGAGACGCTGCTGTCAGCAATCGACGCTTTACCAAAGGAGACCATCAGGCAGGAG ATCCTGAGTCCGCTGGTGTCCAAAGCCCAGCTCTCCCAGTCCCTGCAGGCCCGCCTGGCCAGCTGTCGTATCCTGGGGAAGGTGGCCTGCAAATTCGAGTCCCCCAT AGTGAAGAAAGACCTCCTGCCACTCGTGAGGTCGCTATGCCAAGACGTGGAGTACGAGGTCCGCTCCTGCATGTGTCGCCAGCTGGAGAACATCGCCAGGGGCATCGG GTTGGACCACACCAAGGCAGCGGTGCTACCAGAGCTGGTGGAACTAGCTCGCGATGAGGGCAGCACAGTGCGCCTGGCTGCCTTCGACACCATCATCAACCTGCTGGAGATGTTTGACAGCG ACGACAGAACCCGTGTTATCTTCCCACTGGTGAAGACCTTCTGTGAAAAGTGCTTCAAAGCCGACGAGGCAGTTCTGGCTTCTCTGTCATTTCAGTATGGCAAGCTTTGTCATGGACTTTCCG CCTCTTTCACAGACGAGCAGCACCTGTGGTTCCTGGAGTTCTACAAGAAGCTGTGCGTTCTGGGCCTGCAGCACGAGAACGGCCACTCGGAGAACCAGGCGTACCCCCTGGAGCTGGAGAGCAAGTACGCGCTGGTGCGCCGCAACTGCGCCTACAACTTCCCC GCCATGGTGTTGTTTGCGGAGCCCAACCACTTCCTGACAGAGCTGTaccccaccttctccagcctgtgTCACGACCCCGAGATCAGCGTGCGACGCACGGTGGCAGACGGCTTCCACGAG ATTGTCAAACTGTTGGGGCCCAACGTGCATTTTATCCACAAGGAGCTGGTGGTGTTACTGCAGGATGACTCATTAGAG GTGTTGGACGCCTTTCTGACCCATGTACAAGAGACCCTGGAGCTGGCGACGTCAAGAGGAGAGGGCGCAGGACTGGAGAGCAAG gTGAACGTTCCGGACCTGGTGGCGGCGCTGGCGGCGGCGGAGCAGAAGGCGGCGTCGTCCCTGCGCTGGCGCGTCCACGAGAAGCTGCTGCAGCGCTACGCCTGTCTGCCCCGCGTCGTGTCCGGGGACCAGATCTACTTCCGCTTCCTGCAGAGGATGTTCGCCATTGTCACCACCACC AATGTTCTCCCGGTCCAGAAAGAGGCGGCGAGGACACTCTGCATGTTCCTGCGCTACAACCGCAAGCAGGAGCAGAGACAAGAGATCATCGGCAAAGTGCTGCAAG AGCTGGGTCAGGGTAGAAGCTACTGGAGCAGACTCCGCTACCTGGACCTCTGTGAGATCGCCATCGAGCTCTTTTCCAAATCCTACTTCTGTAAAAACTTCCTCATCCAAGCCCTGGAGCTGGTCAACGACCCTGTGGCCAACGTCAG GTATAAACTGTGCCACATGCTGCCCCGGCTGCGCTCCACCATCCGGCTGCCCGCAGACAAGCACCTCCTGCAGCAGCTGGAGTTCTGCGTCCGCAAGCTCCTCTGTCGGGAGAAGGACAAGGATGTGGTGGCCACCGTCCGCAAG ACGGTGTTGGAATTGGACAAAATGGACATCACAGAACCA TACCACAAGAGGCACGAGAGAGACCTGTTGGaccagaagaaggagaaggaggaggctcTGCTTGTCGAGATG gaACAGCTGGAGCGGCAGCAGGGCGAAGCCAAGCTCACCAACGAGAAACACAACGAGAAGAAGC GCAGGGACAGTAAGACAGGGCTGTCGGGGACCAAGGGCATGTCAGGTTCTACATCTGGGGCTGCTCTGTCCACCTCCGCTG GCAAggagatgaggaaggccaagctGGCACGGAGTCGCTCGCTAAGCAGCCACCCTACTACCCCCAAGACTGTCAATTCAGACAAGAGTCT AAAGGTGAAAGAATCTGGCAGCTGTCCCGGAACAGGGAAGAACTCCATGCTACCCATAAACG ACGACTCCCTGCGCGGCCACCACTTCAGCGTGGCCTCCTCGtccctgtcccccaccccgtcctcctcctccatgcccgTGCTCATCCGCAGCAACGTCCCCAGCACGCTGGATCACCGGAGCAGCAGCACCCTGGATCACCGGAGCAGCAGCACCCTGGATCACCGGAGCACCAGCACCCTGGATCACCGGAGCGGCTCTCTGGACCACCGCAGCAACACACTGGACCACAGGAGCAACGGGAGCAAGGAAACCCAGTCCAGGAAGCTCTCCAT GCAAAGGAAGTCCAACTCTTTCGGTATGCAGTCGGGAAGGGAGTGA
- the ppp4r4 gene encoding serine/threonine-protein phosphatase 4 regulatory subunit 4 isoform X4, whose translation MQLAAAVSFLTVLQDDIVLIQTHTHSILQIVLLNLDHRDAVVSNAWLETLLSAIDALPKETIRQEILSPLVSKAQLSQSLQARLASCRILGKVACKFESPIVKKDLLPLVRSLCQDVEYEVRSCMCRQLENIARGIGLDHTKAAVLPELVELARDEGSTVRLAAFDTIINLLEMFDSDDRTRVIFPLVKTFCEKCFKADEAVLASLSFQYGKLCHGLSASFTDEQHLWFLEFYKKLCVLGLQHENGHSENQAYPLELESKYALVRRNCAYNFPAMVLFAEPNHFLTELYPTFSSLCHDPEISVRRTVADGFHEIVKLLGPNVHFIHKELVVLLQDDSLEVLDAFLTHVQETLELATSRGEGAGLESKQVNVPDLVAALAAAEQKAASSLRWRVHEKLLQRYACLPRVVSGDQIYFRFLQRMFAIVTTTNVLPVQKEAARTLCMFLRYNRKQEQRQEIIGKVLQELGQGRSYWSRLRYLDLCEIAIELFSKSYFCKNFLIQALELVNDPVANVRYKLCHMLPRLRSTIRLPADKHLLQQLEFCVRKLLCREKDKDVVATVRKTVLELDKMDITEPYHKRHERDLLDQKKEKEEALLVEMEQLERQQGEAKLTNEKHNEKKRRDSKTGLSGTKGMSGSTSGAALSTSAGKEMRKAKLARSRSLSSHPTTPKTVNSDKSLKVKESGSCPGTGKNSMLPINDDSLRGHHFSVASSSLSPTPSSSSMPVLIRSNVPSTLDHRSSSTLDHRSSSTLDHRSTSTLDHRSGSLDHRSNTLDHRSNGSKETQSRKLSMHKASAKTKK comes from the exons ATGCAGCTGGCGGCGGCCGTGTCCTTCCTGACCGTGCTCCAGGACGACATCGTCCTGatccagacgcacacacactccatcctgcAGATCGTCCTGCTCAACCTCGACCACAGAGACGCAG TAGTGAGCAATGCCTGGCTCGAGACGCTGCTGTCAGCAATCGACGCTTTACCAAAGGAGACCATCAGGCAGGAG ATCCTGAGTCCGCTGGTGTCCAAAGCCCAGCTCTCCCAGTCCCTGCAGGCCCGCCTGGCCAGCTGTCGTATCCTGGGGAAGGTGGCCTGCAAATTCGAGTCCCCCAT AGTGAAGAAAGACCTCCTGCCACTCGTGAGGTCGCTATGCCAAGACGTGGAGTACGAGGTCCGCTCCTGCATGTGTCGCCAGCTGGAGAACATCGCCAGGGGCATCGG GTTGGACCACACCAAGGCAGCGGTGCTACCAGAGCTGGTGGAACTAGCTCGCGATGAGGGCAGCACAGTGCGCCTGGCTGCCTTCGACACCATCATCAACCTGCTGGAGATGTTTGACAGCG ACGACAGAACCCGTGTTATCTTCCCACTGGTGAAGACCTTCTGTGAAAAGTGCTTCAAAGCCGACGAGGCAGTTCTGGCTTCTCTGTCATTTCAGTATGGCAAGCTTTGTCATGGACTTTCCG CCTCTTTCACAGACGAGCAGCACCTGTGGTTCCTGGAGTTCTACAAGAAGCTGTGCGTTCTGGGCCTGCAGCACGAGAACGGCCACTCGGAGAACCAGGCGTACCCCCTGGAGCTGGAGAGCAAGTACGCGCTGGTGCGCCGCAACTGCGCCTACAACTTCCCC GCCATGGTGTTGTTTGCGGAGCCCAACCACTTCCTGACAGAGCTGTaccccaccttctccagcctgtgTCACGACCCCGAGATCAGCGTGCGACGCACGGTGGCAGACGGCTTCCACGAG ATTGTCAAACTGTTGGGGCCCAACGTGCATTTTATCCACAAGGAGCTGGTGGTGTTACTGCAGGATGACTCATTAGAG GTGTTGGACGCCTTTCTGACCCATGTACAAGAGACCCTGGAGCTGGCGACGTCAAGAGGAGAGGGCGCAGGACTGGAGAGCAAG caggTGAACGTTCCGGACCTGGTGGCGGCGCTGGCGGCGGCGGAGCAGAAGGCGGCGTCGTCCCTGCGCTGGCGCGTCCACGAGAAGCTGCTGCAGCGCTACGCCTGTCTGCCCCGCGTCGTGTCCGGGGACCAGATCTACTTCCGCTTCCTGCAGAGGATGTTCGCCATTGTCACCACCACC AATGTTCTCCCGGTCCAGAAAGAGGCGGCGAGGACACTCTGCATGTTCCTGCGCTACAACCGCAAGCAGGAGCAGAGACAAGAGATCATCGGCAAAGTGCTGCAAG AGCTGGGTCAGGGTAGAAGCTACTGGAGCAGACTCCGCTACCTGGACCTCTGTGAGATCGCCATCGAGCTCTTTTCCAAATCCTACTTCTGTAAAAACTTCCTCATCCAAGCCCTGGAGCTGGTCAACGACCCTGTGGCCAACGTCAG GTATAAACTGTGCCACATGCTGCCCCGGCTGCGCTCCACCATCCGGCTGCCCGCAGACAAGCACCTCCTGCAGCAGCTGGAGTTCTGCGTCCGCAAGCTCCTCTGTCGGGAGAAGGACAAGGATGTGGTGGCCACCGTCCGCAAG ACGGTGTTGGAATTGGACAAAATGGACATCACAGAACCA TACCACAAGAGGCACGAGAGAGACCTGTTGGaccagaagaaggagaaggaggaggctcTGCTTGTCGAGATG gaACAGCTGGAGCGGCAGCAGGGCGAAGCCAAGCTCACCAACGAGAAACACAACGAGAAGAAGC GCAGGGACAGTAAGACAGGGCTGTCGGGGACCAAGGGCATGTCAGGTTCTACATCTGGGGCTGCTCTGTCCACCTCCGCTG GCAAggagatgaggaaggccaagctGGCACGGAGTCGCTCGCTAAGCAGCCACCCTACTACCCCCAAGACTGTCAATTCAGACAAGAGTCT AAAGGTGAAAGAATCTGGCAGCTGTCCCGGAACAGGGAAGAACTCCATGCTACCCATAAACG ACGACTCCCTGCGCGGCCACCACTTCAGCGTGGCCTCCTCGtccctgtcccccaccccgtcctcctcctccatgcccgTGCTCATCCGCAGCAACGTCCCCAGCACGCTGGATCACCGGAGCAGCAGCACCCTGGATCACCGGAGCAGCAGCACCCTGGATCACCGGAGCACCAGCACCCTGGATCACCGGAGCGGCTCTCTGGACCACCGCAGCAACACACTGGACCACAGGAGCAACGGGAGCAAGGAAACCCAGTCCAGGAAGCTCTCCAT GCATAAAGCAAGCGCAAAGACTAAAAAGTGA